The Chitinophaga pinensis DSM 2588 region GCCGGAGATTAACATTACCGGAAATGTGCGGCATTACCTGTATCGTGCGGTTACTAACAGAAGTATCAATGAACTGAAGCGCAGGGCCCGTCATGTGAGTGAAGAAGCGTTGCAATGGCAGGCGGATAGTGTTTCCCTGCATGATATAACCGACCATCTTTTACTGCAGAAAGAGATCATGCGGCTGGTACAGACCTTAGCGCCACGTTGCCGGGAGATCTTCCTGCTCAGTCGTTTCGACGGACTGGAACCTGCCGAGATTGCAGATAAACTGGGCATTGCGGTCAATACCGTCTATTTCCAGCTGGCAGTGGCCCTGAAGCACCTGCGTACACAGTTGCTGAATGGAAAAAAATTAGAGTAGCATCAAAGTAACACGGCGTTGAATTGTCGTAATATGTATAACTGATGAACAACAAGGACGTAACTGAATTTGTCATTGATTGTCTGACAGATACCAGTAACAAGGACAAACAGGCTGCATTAAACCAGTGGTTGCGGGAGTCGGAAGACAACCGCCTGCTGTATGCAGAACTGAAGCAGCTTTGGGAAGCTGCCGCAGCAGTCCCCCCCGTGCCATTTGACAGCGAACAAGGATGGAATGAACTCCTGCTGGTGATAGCAGCAGATACGCCCGTAAAGCGCATGTTCCCCTGGAAAACAGTGGCCGCCGCTGTGTTGCTCCTGCTCCTGGGTACAGGTATCTGGTGGTGGCAGACAACTGCTGTCCGCTGGACCACTTATATCGCTCACACCGCAGACCGGGATAGTCTCTCGTTACCGGATGGTTCACTTGTATATCTCAAACCAGGTACCTCTCTGAAATATAAACAACCCTTTTCTGACCGCACCGTTGTCCTCCTATCAGGCGAAGCATATTTCGATGTAATGAAAGCAGCCGAACATATATTTCTTGTACAGGCAGGAGATGCAACTGTGCGTGTATTAGGTACGGCATTTAATGTGCGAATAGAACAGAATAGAACAGAGGTAATCGTGTTTGAAGGGAAAATAAGTTTACAACAGAACGGGCAAAATCTGGTACTCAGTAGTGGTGATGGAAACAAGGGAACAGCAGATGCTGCAAGTGGCGAAATCCTGCATCCACAGGGTGATTACAGCAACCAGTGTGTATGGGCTACAGATGATTTGTTATTCGAAAATGAAGAAGCGGTACACGTCGCAAAAGTGATCGCAGATTACTATAAAATCCCTGCCTTAAAAATACCTGAAAATCTAAAACATAAACGTATTACCTTACACCTGCATAACACGCCGGCCGAACAAGCTATGGAAATCCTGGCGACCGTTTTAGATGAATAATTGAGCTCCTTTAACCCACATGAGGATCCTGGCCATCTTAGGTTTGATCACCTGTTCAATATGTGTATTCCTCACAGGAACGGCACAACAGTCAGCACTGCTCCAGCAACGCCTGGATGTACGGGTGAAGAACATGCCGGTCATTACCTTCATGAAGTGGATCAGCCAGCAAACAGGTAACTCCTTTGCTTATCCCAACGAAATATTAGAAGGTCGTACATCCGTTACTATCAATGAACGCGATATCACCGTACAGACAATCCTCGAACGTATCTTTCCTCCCGCAAAATATGATATCAGGACCATCGGTCACCAGATTATCATCCGCTTTAAAAAACAAACTTCCCTGACAGCCGATACCTTGCAACCTGCCCGTATCATGCAGATGAATACCGTGGTAGTAACAGCCTTGGGTATCAACCGGCCCAAGTACACACTGGGTTATGCCTATGCTGAAATAAAAGGAGAAGAAATGACGGCTGCCCGGGATATACACCCCATGAATACCCTGAGTGGAAAGGTAGCCGGACTGGAAGTGAGTGCGGTAAACAGCGGTATGGGAGGATCGACCAAACTGACCCTCAGAGGTATGCGTTTATTAGGCGGTAATAACCAACCCTTGCTGGTCATGGATGGTATCCCCGTCAATAATTCCTCTCCCGGACAGGCAGAAAGGTATGGCGGTTATGACCTGGGTGACGGAACGGCCATTATTAACCCTGATGATGTCGAGACGATCTCCGTGCTTAAAGGAGGGGCTTCCGCTGCTTTATACGGAACAAGGGCTTTAAACGGAGTAATTCTTGTTACAACCCGGAAAGGTGTTCGTAAAGGGCTGGAAATGGCCTTTACGTCGAATATACAGCTGGAGCAGACCAACAATCA contains the following coding sequences:
- a CDS encoding RNA polymerase sigma-70 factor; this encodes MRHSKRLMTHDGYHISADEATEALRSRDADVFRNIYNAYSEELYLLAYRWVKDYDLAKEVVQGLFAHLWEKGPEINITGNVRHYLYRAVTNRSINELKRRARHVSEEALQWQADSVSLHDITDHLLLQKEIMRLVQTLAPRCREIFLLSRFDGLEPAEIADKLGIAVNTVYFQLAVALKHLRTQLLNGKKLE
- a CDS encoding FecR family protein, coding for MNNKDVTEFVIDCLTDTSNKDKQAALNQWLRESEDNRLLYAELKQLWEAAAAVPPVPFDSEQGWNELLLVIAADTPVKRMFPWKTVAAAVLLLLLGTGIWWWQTTAVRWTTYIAHTADRDSLSLPDGSLVYLKPGTSLKYKQPFSDRTVVLLSGEAYFDVMKAAEHIFLVQAGDATVRVLGTAFNVRIEQNRTEVIVFEGKISLQQNGQNLVLSSGDGNKGTADAASGEILHPQGDYSNQCVWATDDLLFENEEAVHVAKVIADYYKIPALKIPENLKHKRITLHLHNTPAEQAMEILATVLDE